Below is a genomic region from Primulina eburnea isolate SZY01 chromosome 9, ASM2296580v1, whole genome shotgun sequence.
aaaataataattaaatgaaatgaacatgtcatccaaatgcatattggatggaaatgcgagcatttggtgaacttacgttgcatatttgaatatctagtattttaatacacattctgagtatctcatttaccaaatcaagtattttaaaactgaaattaggtatttcacaagtaaaactaagtacttgaaaaacttCCATGCTTAGCTGCAATTTGTTTTTTAacagtaaaaaaataattaaatgaaatgaagatgtcatccaaatgcatcttggatggaaatgagaGCATTTGGTTAACTTGCGTTGtatattcaaatatccagtattttaatacacattctgagtatttaatttaaattttaaaatacttaatttagtaTTTCGTAAGTAAAACTTAATATTTCAGGTATTAGTAAATACTTAGTATTTCGTAAGTAATAATTTCATAATTTCGTAATACTAAACTTAATTTAGTATTTCGTAAGTAAAACTTAGTATTTCGTAAGTAATAATTTCGTAATTtactaaattaagtattttaaaatttaaattaagtatttcgtaAGTAAAACTTAgtatttcaaaaagttcaattcttagttgtgaatttatttttttaaataaaaaaatatttaaattaaatatacatataaTCCAAATGCATCGGTCATGAGTGGAAAGAGAAGATAACAAacaaaaatatgtatttatataattttttattaattataaggGTAAAAAGGTAAAAATGCATGAAACATGTACTAAAAACTAAGTTTGTATtttttcaagtattaaaatagaaaaaaaatttgataggTACTGAATCTTAAGTAAATTATGTGCAGAtgtatttttttccaaattgcCCATTAAATaactaacaaaataaaataaaatgcactACCAATGCAACAACGTTGGTGCTCCGCATATGTCCGCACCAATAACGGCGGAGTTTTAGCTCAACTTGTGACATGTAAGAACCACGTCGTCGTCGTCTAATTAATCCATTGGTCCACGTGTGACACTTATTTTGGTTTTCTCTAAAATTGCCCAAAGAATATATTTCCAAACATTTAACGAGTATACTTTAAAAAAGACATTTAAGAATTTACAGAAGTCGCAGTATAAAatgagaatatatatttaagaaaaaacagaagacattttctttttaaaatattcttgttttatcatGTTAGCTATTGTTTTCAATGTTCTAAAAAacgtaaaaaaaaaagtgggaaGAAGCGTATTTTTTAGATAAATCGAGACAACATTTGACAACAGCGATAAATAAAAAAGTTTTACTGCCCATTACCAAAAAAAAGAAGTTCTAACACTTAATTTTTTATTCACAAAATTTGAACTCCAGATCTGGTCGAATAGGAACAAAACTAGTGAAACTCATACACAACTTTTCTTTAACCTATACAATATTGTTCTAcgacaaataataataaaataaaaaatgcatAATTCCTAAGAACCTTTTGTACGGATCTTGGAAAAGATTAACCCACGTACACATCgacatatataatttattttatttgctgATTCTTTGACAAACGATAATCTCTTTTGTACCAAAGACAACGTGGGTATCTcccatttttcttaattttcccGCGAAGGTTTAGACAAAGGGAAACCCACAAAATTTCATTTCCTTTCAATTAAGCATCCAATGTTCCCTTTTTATAGCTAATTAACTTTCATCCCTTTTGAGGTAACACAACAtgcttctttatttatttttctgttCTATAGCAAGCGAGTTCCTCTACTGTTCTTTAATTCATTCAACTTGTAAATACTCGACAAATATTCAAATTGTAGTTGTacatgtaaattctattattaggattaaaaatatatgtgtatCTTGAGTCTTGAATCGTATATTAAGTATATGGTGCAATATTTCTTAATTTTTATAGCCGTCGAATTTCCAATACTTTTAGTTACATACACCTTTCTCTCTTTTTGTTGACCTCATATTTCTAGCTTCTTTTGCGTAGGCTTGCTTTTGTTTGCATAATATTTAAATAGCCTAGCAtgcttttgttttttttgttgGAATAATGaactattaaaaaatttatcgtaaaaaagatgaaattattttgataaatataatcaattatatatcaaataaaACCACCGAAATGGTAGAAAATATATTGAGAGgttttcatgtgagaccgtctcacggattttaatcagtgagacatgtcaatcctaccgatattcacgataaaaagtaatactcttaacataaaaaataatactttttcatggatgacctaaataagagactcgtctcacaaatacgacctgtaagaccgtctcacacaagtttttgccaaatacattatacatatttttaactatatgtatgtgtatatatatatataaatatagagtgagtctcatgtgagatcgtctcacggatcttaatatgtgagacgggtcaacctacccatattcataataataaataatactcttagcataaaaaataatattttttcatggatgacccaaataagatatctgtttcACAAATACGACATATGATATCatatcacacaaatttttgccataaaCATAAAGtaaatttgagattttttttttgagataaaacaagaaagattgatataaaaattatatatataaagctCATGATCCCCAGTTGTTTCTTTCTCCAAATTAGTCGACTTTCTGAGCACTAGCGCTCTCTCAACACTTTGACATTGCCAGCGAACTTTCTTCGACAAAAGCGAACAAAATCCGATTCCTTATTTCGACGCCAAGCGGAAAGTCAGTCCCTCCATTGCACAAAAGCTTAGTTTTCTCAGAAAATGGTAATGGGAGCTGCTTTTTCTTTAACAAAGAAGGTGCGCCTAATGGTCAAAAGGGCTTCCTTTTCTCAGCCATTTTTGTGTGCGCACATGACCCTCTTTGGTGTTATGACTTTGTATTTATGGAGTGATTGCCTGGTTTAGCGCTGAAATATAGACAAATATAGGACAGGGCAATGCCGGCCTTTGACTAAAAGCTACGTTTTTTGGGACCATTTTTCATATTCTGGCATTTTCTACCCTAAATTTACGCCGGTCTTGCTAatcatttttttcaaaatagaGCTCCTGAGTTAGTTTGCCACTTCTTCCTTGTTCGTTTGCCTTCTCGTGTTAATGGGTTTCGAAGGGTTTCGCAGCAGCAAGTTGCCTGCGCTGGTTAGACACAGGCGTTCCAAAAGGTACCTTTTTACTTGGTTATTTTACTGTACTACGCAGTTTTATATAATGGGTTGTGTTGAGCTTAGCTTTGTGACTTGTCAGCCATCTTCTTTGTCTTCATTTACTTTTATCCTTTATTTTTGGAGATCTTCGAAGAATTTGTTAGTCGGTGGGAGCTGCGTAAACTCTTGATCCCTGTCCATGTTCTAATGCATTTTGATTATGTTATTATTTCTGCATTGAGTTTTGGAAAGGTTATTTTGGTATTTAGATGAACAGATAGAGTTAGCAATTATGATATTTACATGCTGAATTAATACTCTGTTTCCTGTCACTGTGCTGTAATGGCAGCTTCCCACACCCCAGAGAACCTGAGGAAGATAACTTTGAACAATCTCGTCATGAGAAGCTGGTAAGTTATCCTTAAAGTGAACATTTTTCAAGAGACTTTCCCGGTTCATATGATCAATCCCTGTTCAATTCTTTCCGGATTCAGATTATCCCGAAAAGGCGAAATTATCTTTGTTCTACTCTTTCAAAATCCCACATAATAAATCATTTGTGATCGATTTAGTAGATTTTAAGTTTCAATAGAAGGCATTTAAACGACGACGCAAACATTTGTTTTTGGATTCCAGGATACAGGACACTTAAATGGCTGTTCCAGCAGCATTACAAGTCATTTATCTAAATCTGAAATTCGACATTCTTTGAGTCAAGAGGTATGCAAAAAAAAGGGCATTTTCTGCTTGCAGTTTAGTAAGTAGTTCTGTTAAGTCTTTGAGATTTTGTAATTTTTACTTTCAATGCAGATACTGCAGCTCGAAAAAAGATTGAAGGATCAAATATCTGTTCGCTGTGCCATGGAAAAGGCACTTGGTCACACGGCTTCGTCCCAGTATATAAATGAAACCGCTATTCCTAAGGTATAGTGTTTATCAGTTTCTTGCTTCTAAGTTTTAAAATCATCAGTATTTAAAGTGTAATAACGAAAGATTTGCTACCGGATTCTAGTCAGCTGCAGAACTCATTAAAGACATTGCAGTATTGGAGCTAGAAGTTGAGCATTTAGAGCATCATCTTCTATCAATGTATCGAAAAGCATTTGATCCTCAATCCCCTTCCTTAACCCCATCCAAGAAATATGGAGTAAAATCACCATTACCGACCTCGAGAAGGAGGCGACTAAATTTTTCAAGAACAGATACTTCGTCAGCAAGAGAGAAATTAGCACCTGAAATTGATACTTGTTCATTTTCCAAGGAAATCGATGAAGATAATCTTGTCGAGTCAGTAGTTCAACGCTCCCACTCTTCACTCTCTCAACGTACACCACCATCGAACAAAACTTCTCTTCGGGCATGTCATTCTCAGCCATTGTCCATCATGGAGGTATCCATTTTAAGCTTGGTTTATGATATTCAAGAGCTGAAGTTGTAGGGTTCTCATCTTTATAGATTTATCGAATGAATTGCAATGTTTTGAACCTTTTACATTATTCTCAGAATACGTCTTCAAATGTTATTAGTTTGGCGGAGCATCTTGGAACCCGTATTTCAGATCATTTACCAGACACACCGAACAAGCTTTCTGAAGAAATGGTCAACTGCATGTGCAATATATATTATAAGCTTGCTGATCCTACATTGATGCACCACAGCTACTCGTCGCCCTCTTCATCTTTGTCATCTGTGGGTGCATTTTCTCCAAAATTCCAGACTGACTTGTGGAGTCCTGGATTTAGAAACGATTTTTCGTTCGATGTTCGGCTGGATAATCTGTTTCATACTGAAGGGCTGAAAGATTTTAGTGGACCTTACAGCACAATGGTTGAAGTGAATTGTATATACAGAAGTAGAGAGAAATTGAATGATTTCGAATACTTACTACGGGACTTTAGGTGACGATAGTCAGATTTTGTACAAAGTTTTTTTATAGAAATATCACCTTGATCAAGCCTGATATGATATTTGAATTTATACTTCGCAGGTCGCTTATTTGTCGATTGGAAGAGATTGATCCCGGGCGGATGACACATGAGGAGAAGCTGGCTTTCTGGATCAATGTACACAATGCTTTGGTGATGCATGTATAAACTCGAACAAATAATATCGTTACAGCCTGACAAATATTATAAAGATTACAAGTTatacatgtatttatttttattttaacagGCGTTTTTGGCATATGGCATCCCGGAAAACAATATGAAGCGGATGTTTCTACTAATGAAGGTAAGAAAGCAAGAAATCAATCATTTACATTTTCCATAAAAGGCTCGGCTGGAAAATTTTGATCTCACAGTTTTACTTGCATAGGCTGCCTACAATGTTGGAGGTCAAATAGTGAGCGCAGATGTGATACAGAATTCTATACTGGGATGCCGAATGCCGCATCCTGGACAGGTACATTGCCTGGATTGAATCTTGATACATATTTTCATCGCTCTTTCTGTCTAAGTTTAAATATAGAACATTGCTGATGAAATTTGCTCTTAATTCAGTGGCTTAGGTTAATATTTTCATCAAGAACAAAATTTAAGTCAAGTGATGCACGGCAAACATATGCAATAGAACGATCCGAGCCACTTCTGCACTTCGCTCTCTCAGCAGGGAGCCACTCCGATCCAGCAGTAATCATTTGTCCATGCCCTTTTTCTCAAACCTTATCATGTTCAAGCTATTTGGATCTAACAGGCTTGTATTTGTATGCTATTAGGTTCGTACATACACGCCAAAGAGGGTATATCATCAGCTGGAGGCTGCAAAAGAAGAGTACATTCGAGCGACATTTGGTATACGAAAGGATAAAAAGATTATCCTGCCGAAGATCGTCGAGTACTTCGCCAAGGAGTCAGGTCTCTGCACCGGAGAGATAGTACAGATGATCCAACAATCTTTACCCGAGTCTCCAAGGAAAACAATTAAGAGGAGATCCAAGCTTGCTCAATCTCCGCGCAAATACATCGAATGGGTTCCACATAATTTTTCTTTCAGGTACATAATAATGAAAGAGCTGGTGAAGTGAAGATTAGCCCGGGTTCATTCTTTATACTTGTTACATTCTTCAGTTGAAAGGTCTGATTTTGTACTGTATATAGATCAAATTTCAGTTTCAAGTATACAATTGTTTAAGAAAGACTAAATTGTTGACAGGACATGCAAGAAAGTTAACGTCTTCAAGAAATTGAGCTCTAAACAAGAAATTTAGAAATGGAAACCATTGAGAACCAAAATCagagacaaaaaaaaaatgtagcAAAAATGATGATTCGACAACTTCAAAAAACATCTTTTGCTGCATGACATTCATAGTACTTGATTCTAGTACGGTTTCTCTCCCACTATATTTCCAGGGGGATTATAGAAACAAATGGTTAAACCAGAATGCTCTTTGGGACAAACAGCCTGAGCACACCCCAGTTCCTGCGAGTCCTTCCACACCACCTGCGTGTAAACCCCGCAGTGGTGGTCCGGCGCGCAAGAATTGTTAGCATAAGTATAGAACTTCTTCTCCGCCACCCACGTCTCCACAGCGATGCGCGGCGTTACGGTTAAGCCACCGGTCCACAGCTGATTGCTGCCGTACCTGTTGTTGGTCAAGTTAGCGAAGAAGCAGCCATGTTTATCCCTCTGGAGCCTCACCATGAGGCTGGCGGATTTGGCTAGTGGCTCGCTCCACAGGAGGGGGCCGACACCTACTTGGGCCCTCGCTTGGTTGTGGGCTTCAAGATATTCTTGGGTCGAGTTGGGGAGAGGCACTGATGGAGCGGGGGGTGCGGCCACCGGAGGAGGTGGCGGCTGAGCTCGGGCAGCAGCTTGCGAAATGAGTAGGAGAGAAGTGAATATTGGCAAGAGTAGGAACATCTTCATTTTCATTCCGAGAGTGTCAAAATTATTTTCAGGGCTATGATTTGGAGAGTGTGAAGCTCCGTAAAAAAGCGTTTTATAAAAAAGatcttattttatttagttatattcaaaatttataaGAATTAAATCATACCAAAAGTTTGGTATAGTTAAAATTGATTTAGATTATTTGTCTGTAGGGGTGCAATCGAGCTGAGTCGAACTCGAGTGCTACTCGAGCTCGACTCTGCTCGAGCTCGATTGACTCGATTAGTAATTTTCGAGATCGACTCAATAACGTATTGCATTACTCGAGCtcgatttcaaatttttttaaaaggattatttaaaagtttaaatataattaataattttatataaaaataaatagatttataaatatatacgattaaatatatataaatataaatttgctCGAGTAACTCGAACCGACTGGCTCGGTCAAACATAACTCAAATCGAGTTTTGACCGAACTCAAGTCGAGCATATACTTATCATGAGTAACTCGAGTTGGTTTTCACTCCTACTTATTtaagaaatgcattaaaattTGTGCAATGAATTTGAGTGTTACTGACATGTAAGTTTATGCAGTGCAattgatttgattcatatttaaaataaaaataatatttttttatgtatcgggttatataaaatgtttttatcACAAAATTGTTCAATGAGACGTACTCATAAAAATTTTGTAAGAAAATAATACTTGGaagtaataaataatatatagcGAGAGAATTAAGTGAAATTTGAGGACGGAGCACGTGCACCATCTTGAAGCGTTGGCGAAGAATTAAATCGGGACATTCAATTCTTGCAACCGACGCAGCAAAGTTCTCGATTATACCTTACTATATTATTGAGGGAGGTTTCTTTTGTACGTCATAATTtattatacaatttttttttttaaaaaattatattataatggATAAAATCacccttaaaattaatttttaattctaTTATAAAAATACACACTTTTATGATACTACTTTttatctattttttatttttatcaatctgatttaaaaaaaatcaaactttaaataatttcgggatatatatatatatatatatatatatatatatatatatatatatatatatatatatatatatatatatgaaatttaaACCTTTTCAAAATGTTCAAAATGTTGAGTAAGTTATGATTATTCAAAAAAtactatatatttttattataactaGGGTTTTGCGatgattatttaaaaaaatcgcaAATGCTGACGATGGTTTAATGTAAAACTGTTTTCGTAAGCTCTTTTTCTGGGTTTATTTCACTCTACCTTGTGAGGCACTGCCCCCATGAGGTGATCAAAGGCCCAGATTTAAACACACATACACCCCATGAAGTGATCAAAGGCACAGATTTAATCACCATGTAAAATCAATGGCTGAGATCCTGTGAGAGTACTGCCCCACAGATAGCATCTACTCTACCCTTTTTCTGGTAGTGGTAGGAATCGTGTAATTATGGTTGTAATCAATACTGGCATGCATGGTCTTTTAAGTTTAATTAATTCGTATAGTTCAAAAACTTTTTAACGCCGGAAAAAATAATTGACAATAAAAGTCGGGAAATTTTGATCTTAATCAAATATAGAAGGTTAACTTTTAAATATACTTTATTCTTTACCCCTCCGAACCTGGCTATTTTTAGATTCAATTTTAACATAATTTacaatacaattttttttttttacctagATTTTTCCCCCCGGAAAAAATGGTGAATCGATCCacgattatatatatttttaaaaattttagttaaataaatttaaaaatctttgacttaattatttattttaaaaactaaagCTACCttaaaaaaatgacaaaaaattgtgtgaaacagtttcacacgtcgtattttgtaagacagatctcttaattcgatcatccatgaaaaattatgaatttttattctaagagtattactttttattgtgaatatcggtagagttgacccgtctcaaagataaagattcgtgagaccgtctcacaagaaacataCTCTCAAAAGATTCAAGAATGGGAAAACATTGTTTCATTTTCATAAGTTatcataatttttataataatcaATTTACAtccttttaaatttttattgtcTTGCAATGACAgactaaaattttattttttgattattttagTGAAACTTAATTCTTAACTATTTACACTGATAACTATTTCGAAGATACAATTAACAAGACAAAAATAATACAATtgtttaatataaatatgatattttcagGCGGACGGTGACAAACTGGCAACCTCGACAAAGGGCGGACGCTGTAAAAATTTAAGCTCGCGTTCTGCATTATTTTTGCCACCTTTTTTTTACtgtttttataaaattaataaaatattttaaattacttATAAAAAAACCGATAAGCAAATTGAAAAAGAATTAATTATGTCAAGGTCGCTTGTAGGCAACTGATTATAAAATAATGAGTAGGTTCTTAtgaaacagtctcacgaatctttatttatgagacgtgtcaaccctagcgatattcacaataaaaagtaatatttttagcataaaaaataacatttattaatggatgactcaaataaaagatcagtctcacaaaatacgacatgtaaaatcgtctcacacaaatttttgtctcaaATAATTAGTAGAATTCACACCATATATCTAGTTGTTCCAGCCTAGCCCCGTTTCCCATACTCCACTAATCTGATTATTAAAGAGTGCCGACCACAAATTAATCATTATTTAACACAAATGtattatcatataaaaataGTCATTCtaagatataatttttttaaaaaaaaaagtttatttCCTTAAATTTATATACGAGTCCTACAAAAAACTATTGGCGAGATAAATTATCACTCCTATTTATTGATTTCTTCTTCGGGTGTAAGGTGTGTTATACCATAATTTACCATatgaaaatataattattgGATCATAAACTTATTCATTTGCTTACTTGTGGattctaaatttaattataattcaATGATAATATATGTGACACTAAATTTTGGCTTAAAATGATCTTGttagttgttttttttttgtttccttGTATTCAACTCGTAGTATGGGTCTAGTTTATTAATACGTTATATAAAACTCTCCTTGAATccatcttcttctttttttaccATCTTTTAGCCCCTTATCGCCGTAGGGAAAATTAGGATTGTTTGGGGGGTTAATCCATGTTTCATCTTTAGTTTCATTTTCATTTGTTTCGATGCGCTTTTCTTCTAGTTTTCAATGCTCTTTATTTTGGGGGGCGCGAGGATCCGAAGGTAAAGA
It encodes:
- the LOC140841597 gene encoding uncharacterized protein, translating into MGFEGFRSSKLPALVRHRRSKSFPHPREPEEDNFEQSRHEKLDTGHLNGCSSSITSHLSKSEIRHSLSQEILQLEKRLKDQISVRCAMEKALGHTASSQYINETAIPKSAAELIKDIAVLELEVEHLEHHLLSMYRKAFDPQSPSLTPSKKYGVKSPLPTSRRRRLNFSRTDTSSAREKLAPEIDTCSFSKEIDEDNLVESVVQRSHSSLSQRTPPSNKTSLRACHSQPLSIMENTSSNVISLAEHLGTRISDHLPDTPNKLSEEMVNCMCNIYYKLADPTLMHHSYSSPSSSLSSVGAFSPKFQTDLWSPGFRNDFSFDVRLDNLFHTEGLKDFSGPYSTMVEVNCIYRSREKLNDFEYLLRDFRSLICRLEEIDPGRMTHEEKLAFWINVHNALVMHAFLAYGIPENNMKRMFLLMKAAYNVGGQIVSADVIQNSILGCRMPHPGQWLRLIFSSRTKFKSSDARQTYAIERSEPLLHFALSAGSHSDPAVRTYTPKRVYHQLEAAKEEYIRATFGIRKDKKIILPKIVEYFAKESGLCTGEIVQMIQQSLPESPRKTIKRRSKLAQSPRKYIEWVPHNFSFRYIIMKELVK
- the LOC140840884 gene encoding STS14 protein-like, giving the protein MKMFLLLPIFTSLLLISQAAARAQPPPPPVAAPPAPSVPLPNSTQEYLEAHNQARAQVGVGPLLWSEPLAKSASLMVRLQRDKHGCFFANLTNNRYGSNQLWTGGLTVTPRIAVETWVAEKKFYTYANNSCAPDHHCGVYTQVVWKDSQELGCAQAVCPKEHSGLTICFYNPPGNIVGEKPY